One Gemmatimonadota bacterium DNA window includes the following coding sequences:
- a CDS encoding sulfatase-like hydrolase/transferase: MAKQNLILFGIDSLWSDHMSCYGYNRLTTPHIDKFATQGVLFENTFSAHIPTTPAYASMLTGMDCFSTDVVALRHRGGLTEDVTTLPEILSGEGYETVCVGFTGNPSSRGFDEYVNFRAWGSWDERPLRKAELLNEVTLPELERLAAGDKPFFLFLRHMDPHAPYLPPPPYDSMFYSKDPCDPSKTTMEPVKAFKPFRDFHLSWMPPGITDADFVVAQYDGEIAYMDACIQRLLTRVDELGLRDNTLVVINGDHGETLDEHDCYFDHHGMYECTLKVPLAMRLPGQLPEGVRVKGYNQHKDLTPTILELLNIETDIAFDGRSLIPMVEGKRHTHESEFYITECTWMRKHGWRTPEWKLIVALEPDFHFKPEVELYNLIQDPGETTNLADKEPEMVALLRGRMEAYIAKREKEVGHTNPMYTNLNWHGRKNYDGPFKSSEDAYNYMHIGSASQAARLQAGNKKVEGTVAEKK, encoded by the coding sequence ATGGCAAAACAAAATTTAATTTTATTTGGAATCGACAGTTTGTGGTCCGATCACATGAGTTGTTATGGCTATAATCGGCTCACAACACCGCATATCGACAAATTTGCCACACAGGGCGTCTTGTTCGAAAACACATTCAGCGCGCATATACCCACCACACCGGCTTATGCGTCAATGCTGACGGGCATGGATTGTTTTTCGACCGATGTCGTGGCACTGCGCCACCGCGGCGGATTGACAGAAGATGTCACTACCTTGCCCGAAATTTTGAGTGGAGAAGGCTATGAAACCGTATGTGTGGGCTTTACGGGAAATCCGAGTTCTCGCGGCTTTGATGAATATGTGAACTTCAGAGCGTGGGGAAGTTGGGACGAGCGACCGCTGCGCAAAGCCGAATTGCTCAACGAAGTGACATTGCCCGAACTGGAACGCCTGGCCGCGGGTGACAAACCGTTTTTCCTTTTTTTGCGACACATGGATCCGCACGCACCCTATTTGCCGCCGCCACCGTACGATTCGATGTTCTACAGCAAAGACCCGTGCGACCCGTCCAAAACCACCATGGAACCGGTAAAAGCATTTAAGCCGTTTCGAGATTTCCATTTGAGCTGGATGCCGCCGGGCATTACCGATGCCGATTTTGTAGTGGCGCAATACGACGGTGAAATCGCCTATATGGACGCGTGTATCCAGCGCCTGCTCACCCGTGTTGATGAACTGGGCCTGAGGGATAATACCCTGGTCGTAATCAACGGCGACCACGGCGAGACCCTCGACGAGCACGATTGCTATTTTGATCACCACGGGATGTATGAATGCACCTTGAAAGTACCCCTCGCGATGCGCCTACCCGGACAGTTGCCCGAAGGCGTGCGCGTAAAGGGCTACAATCAGCACAAAGATCTGACACCGACGATCCTGGAGCTCCTGAATATAGAAACAGACATCGCGTTTGACGGACGCAGCTTGATCCCGATGGTTGAGGGAAAACGCCACACCCACGAATCGGAATTTTATATCACCGAGTGTACCTGGATGCGAAAACACGGCTGGCGCACCCCCGAATGGAAATTGATCGTGGCATTGGAGCCCGACTTCCATTTTAAGCCCGAAGTGGAGCTTTACAATCTGATTCAGGATCCGGGCGAAACCACGAATCTTGCGGACAAAGAACCCGAAATGGTCGCCCTGTTGCGCGGGCGCATGGAAGCCTATATTGCAAAACGCGAAAAAGAAGTGGGCCATACCAATCCCATGTACACAAACCTGAACTGGCACGGCCGCAAGAATTACGACGGACCTTTCAAATCCTCAGAAGATGCATATAACTACATGCACATCGGTTCTGCCAGCCAGGCCGCGCGGCTACAGGCGGGAAATAAAAAGGTGGAAGGAACAGTTGCCGAAAAGAAATAA
- a CDS encoding sugar phosphate isomerase/epimerase: MMIRLGTMTSVCPDWSIEQIIDGMQRHGFEGLEPRAGWGHASGFELDMPAADRDAARAKIEDAGLKISCVATGAKFAAEDPADLDKSIAEANAAIDLAADLGSGLIRTFGGARGKGEVFWMVNRTAEAYKRVMDHAAERGVIVMMETHDEWCVSTQVRAVIEKVNHPNLGVLWDLMHTQRYMERPEETMQTIGAMAKHLHAHDGRYDTENGKITTVGLGQGDLDYVTPLKLLHDAEFDGFFSVEVIHKSGSDHDADATLKAYGDGFRKIVANF; the protein is encoded by the coding sequence ATGATGATTCGGTTGGGAACGATGACGAGTGTGTGTCCAGATTGGTCTATCGAGCAGATTATCGATGGGATGCAGCGCCATGGGTTCGAAGGATTGGAACCTCGCGCGGGATGGGGACACGCCTCGGGCTTTGAACTGGACATGCCTGCGGCTGATCGAGATGCAGCGCGAGCGAAAATAGAAGATGCCGGACTAAAAATATCCTGTGTAGCTACCGGGGCAAAATTTGCTGCAGAAGACCCAGCAGATTTGGACAAATCCATCGCCGAGGCCAACGCTGCAATAGACCTCGCGGCTGATCTGGGGTCCGGATTGATTCGCACATTTGGCGGCGCACGCGGTAAGGGCGAAGTATTCTGGATGGTGAACCGCACGGCTGAGGCATACAAGCGCGTAATGGATCACGCAGCCGAGCGTGGCGTCATTGTCATGATGGAAACGCACGACGAGTGGTGTGTCTCGACGCAAGTACGCGCAGTGATTGAAAAAGTAAATCACCCCAATCTCGGCGTATTGTGGGACCTGATGCACACCCAGCGCTATATGGAGCGACCCGAAGAAACCATGCAGACAATTGGTGCGATGGCCAAACACCTGCACGCACACGACGGGCGTTATGACACCGAAAATGGAAAAATTACAACAGTCGGTCTGGGCCAAGGCGACCTGGACTATGTCACGCCCCTAAAATTATTGCACGATGCCGAATTTGATGGCTTCTTTTCCGTGGAAGTAATCCACAAGTCCGGCAGCGATCACGATGCAGATGCAACCTTAAAAGCGTATGGCGATGGATTCAGAAAAATTGTCGCAAATTTTTAA